The genomic interval CGCACCGCCGCCTCCTCGGGCGTGCACCAGGCGAACCGGTCCATCTCCGGGAACTCCCGCAGCGTCCCCGACTTCCGGGGCCACTCCATCGCGAACGTGCCCGGCACCGCGCTCGCCGGATCGGCATCGCCCTCCACCGCCCACACGGTCACCGTCTTCCCGCTGGGCTGCCGGGCCTCGCCGAGATCCACCCACGCACCGTCCGGCGCCGGATGCCCGAACTCCTCCTCGAACTCCCGGCGCGCCGCAGCCCTCGGCTCCTCGTCGGGGCCGTACTCGCCCTTGGGCACCGACCAGGCGGCCTCCTCGCGCCCCGTCCAGAACGGCCCGCCCATGTGGCCGATGAACACTTCGAGGCCGCGCCCGGCACCGGTGCGGAACAGCAGGAGGCCCGCGCTGCGGCGGGCGGTCTTCTTGGCCGTCATACCGCCAAGTGTGCGCGGCAACCGGCCGCCGGGGCCTGTCCGGCGGATCCTCGCGGGCCACGAAGGTCCGCCGGACAGGTCCTAGACCTTGCGGTAGTCGTACGCCTCCGAGGCCGCCGCTGCCACCGCGTCGAGGTCCCCGCCCGCCGACGCCGTGACCACCGCGGCCACCGCGCCCTCCACGAACGGGGCGTCCACCAGCCGCGTCCCGGCCGGGAGTTCGTCGCCCTCGGCGAGCATCGCCTTCACCGTGAGGACCGCGCTCCCCAGATCGACCAGGACGGCGACCCCCGCCCCGCCGTCCACCGCCCGGGCGGCCTTTGCGATCAGCTCCGCGCTCGTCCCGAGCCCGCCCGCCCCGGTGCCGCCCGCCGCGGCCACCGGAGCCGTCGCCCCGCCCGCCGCCAGCCCCCGGGCCAGCTCCGCCACGGACTCGGCCACCGCCCCGCTGTGCGAGACCAGCACGATGCCCACCTGCGCGCTCACTCCGCGCCCCCGTCCGCCTCCGCCAGCGCCGCGATCAGCAGCGCCGCCGAGGTCGCCCCCGGGTCCTGATGCCCCTCGCTCCGCTCGCCCAGATAGCTCGCCCGCCCCTTGCGCGCCCGGAGCGGCACGGTCGCCTCCGCACCCGCGGCCGCCGCGTCCCGGCCCGCCGCGAACGAGGTTCCCAGCGCCTCCACGCCCGGCAGCAGCGCGTCGAGCATCGTCTTGTCACCGGCCTGCGCCCCGCCCAGCTGCGCCACCGCGGCGACGCCCTCGCCGAGCGCCCGCGCCAGATCGGCGGGGGACACGGCGGCGGCGTCGCCCAGCGCCTTGCCCGTACGCCGCAGCAGCGTCCCGTACAGCGGGCCCGAGGCGCCGCCGACCGTCGAGATCAGCTGCCGTCCGGCCAGGGCCAGCACGGCCCCCGGCGTCCGCGGCGGCTCCTTCGCCAGGGCCGCCGAGACCGCGGCGAACCCGCGCTGGAGATTGCTGCCGTGATCGGCGTCCCCGATCGCGGAGTCCAGCTCGGTCAGACGCGCCGCCTCACGGTCGACCAGACCGGCGGTCGCGGTCATCCAGCGGTGGAAGAAATCGGCGTCGAGCACTTGATCTCCTAGGTCCGTCACGCGGATCAGCGTCCCCAGCGCAGCGCCGGCGTCTCGACCGGCGCGTCCCACAGCCGCAACAGCTCCTCGTCCACCTGGCACAGCGTCACCGAGCAGCCCGCCATGTCGAGCGAGGTCACGTAGTTGCCCACGAGCGTACGGGCGACCACCACGCCCCGTTCCCGCAGTACCCGGTGCACCTCGGCGCCGAACCCGTACAGCTCCAGCAGCGGGGTCGCGCCCATGCCGTTGACCAGGGCGAGGACCGGGCCGCTGGGCCGCAGGTCGTCCAGGACCGCGTTCACGGCGAAGTCCGCGATCTCCCCGGAGGTCATCATCGCCCGCCGCTCCCGGCCCGGTTCGCCGTGGATGCCGATGCCCAGTTCCAGCTCGCCCGCGGGCAGATCGAAGGTGGGGAGCCCTTCGCGGGCGTCGTGACGGAGCTGAGGGCCACGCCGAAGCTGCGCGAGGACTCGTCCACCCGGCGGGCGATCGCGGCCACCCGGTCCAGCGGGGCGCCCTCGTCGGCCGCCGCGCCCGCGATCTTCTCCACGAACAGGGTGGCCCCCGTGCCCCGGCGCCCGGCGGTGTAGAGGCTGTCGGTCACCGCGACGTCGTCGTCCACGAGCACCTGCTCGACGCGCAGCCCCTCCTCCTCGGCGAGCTCGGCCGCCATCTCGAAGTTGAGGACGTCCCCGGTGTAGTTCTTGACGACGAAGAGCACGCCCTCGCCGCTGTCCACGGCGGCCGCCGCCCGCACCATCTGGTCCGGCACCGGAGAGGTGAACACCTCGCCCGGACACGCCGCCGACAGCATTCCGGGCCCGACGAACCCGGCGTGCAGCGGCTCGTGCCCCGACCCGCCACCGGAGACCAGGGCCACCTTCCCGGCCACGGGCGCGTCCCGGCGTACGACGACCCGGTTCTCCACGTCCACGGTCAGCTCGGGATGGGAGGCGGCGATCCCGCGCAACGCGTCGGCCACCACGGTTTCGGGAACGTTGATCAGCATGCGCAACGGAATCTCCCAGGAGAGCTGTCGGACCCGGACGGCGTGAACCGTTCCCACCGTAGGCCGTGATCGCGCCGCTGCGAAGACGGCGGGGCTACGCTGTCGCCGTCCGCCGCGCCCCGCGCCCCCTCCCGCAGGAACAGGTGACCGGATTTGCTGTACATCGCGCTGCTCCGAGGGCTGAACGTGCCGGGCCGCTCCGTGAAGATGGAGCGGCTGCGCGGA from Streptomyces drozdowiczii carries:
- a CDS encoding NUDIX domain-containing protein, whose protein sequence is MTAKKTARRSAGLLLFRTGAGRGLEVFIGHMGGPFWTGREEAAWSVPKGEYGPDEEPRAAARREFEEEFGHPAPDGAWVDLGEARQPSGKTVTVWAVEGDADPASAVPGTFAMEWPRKSGTLREFPEMDRFAWCTPEEAAVRLVKGQRVFVDRLRGRLAEGGA
- a CDS encoding PTS-dependent dihydroxyacetone kinase phosphotransferase subunit DhaM; this translates as MSAQVGIVLVSHSGAVAESVAELARGLAAGGATAPVAAAGGTGAGGLGTSAELIAKAARAVDGGAGVAVLVDLGSAVLTVKAMLAEGDELPAGTRLVDAPFVEGAVAAVVTASAGGDLDAVAAAASEAYDYRKV
- the dhaL gene encoding dihydroxyacetone kinase subunit DhaL, producing MLDADFFHRWMTATAGLVDREAARLTELDSAIGDADHGSNLQRGFAAVSAALAKEPPRTPGAVLALAGRQLISTVGGASGPLYGTLLRRTGKALGDAAAVSPADLARALGEGVAAVAQLGGAQAGDKTMLDALLPGVEALGTSFAAGRDAAAAGAEATVPLRARKGRASYLGERSEGHQDPGATSAALLIAALAEADGGAE